A single region of the Drosophila takahashii strain IR98-3 E-12201 chromosome 2R, DtakHiC1v2, whole genome shotgun sequence genome encodes:
- the LOC108065208 gene encoding BTB/POZ domain-containing adapter for CUL3-mediated RhoA degradation protein 3: MSETISCDQQILLKGHSSQYLKLNVGGRLYYTTIGTLTKNNDTMLSAMFSGRMEVLTDSEGWILIDRCGNHFGIILNFLRDGTVPLPETNKEIAELLAEAKYYCITELAMSCERALYAHQEPKPICRIPLITSQKEEQLLISVSSKPAVILVVQRQNNKYSYTSTSDDNLLKNIELFDKLSLRFNERILFIKDVIGPSEICCWSFYGHGKKVAEVCCTSIVYATDRKHTKVEFPEARIYEETLQILLYENRNAPDQELMQATSSARVGSVSGTSMHQYTSDEEEERTGLARLRSNKRNNPS; encoded by the exons ATGTCGGAAACTATTTCGTGTGAtcaacaaattttgttaaaagggCACTCCTCTCAGTACTTAAAACTGAATGTTGGTGGTCGCTTGTATTATACCACAATTGGAACATTGACCAAAAATAATGACACAATGTTGAGCGCGATGTTTAGCGGTAGGATGGAGGTGCTGACTGATTCTGAAG GATGGATTTTAATCGACCGCTGTGGAAACCATTTTGGCATCATACTTAATTTTTTACGAGATGGCACTGTTCCGTTACCCGAAACTAACAAAGAAATCGCAGAACTGCTTGCTGAAGCCAAATATTATTGCATCACGGAACTGGCCATGTCTTGTGAAAGAGCGCTATATGCTCACCAGGAACCGAAGCCAATTTGTCGCATTCCTTTAATAACTTCGCAAAAGGAAGAACAACTTTTAATTAGTGTCTCTTCAAAGCCTGCTGTTATTCTTGTGGTACAGCGTCAGAATAACAAGTATTCGTACACAAGTACTTCAGATGATAAcctactaaaaaatattgaacttTTTGATAAACTATCTTTGCGTTTCAACGAACGAATATTGTTCATTAAAGACGTAATTGGGCCAAGTGAAATCTGCTGCTGGTCTTTTTATGGACACGGCAAAAAAGTAGCGGAAGTATGTTGCACTTCAATAGTATATGCAACTGATAGAAAGCATACTAAAGTTGAATTTCCGGAAGCTCGTATATACGAAGAAACTCTTCAGATTTTACTTTATGAAAATCGAAATGCGCCCGATCAAGAGCTCATGCAGGCAACGTCTTCAGCACGAGTAGGAAGTGTTAGCGGAACCAGCATGCATCAATATACAAGCGACGAGGAAGAAGAACGCACTGGACTGGCACGATTACGATCCAATAAGCGTAATAACCCATCTTGA